A stretch of Eleutherodactylus coqui strain aEleCoq1 chromosome 9, aEleCoq1.hap1, whole genome shotgun sequence DNA encodes these proteins:
- the C9H18orf21 gene encoding UPF0711 protein C18orf21 homolog isoform X1, whose translation MANAVTAAYLRRAGAAVKETNPALSRHLMSLCPLPRWNESKESGVCPFCFQIRLPDNHKVRLNPKMRITPQIANLLKKEAACHRLNLKQTKLLRRYKLSRSSLVVTCNTCRMVSKYPGEGRRVVASSPGTPKAKRNFGSPDLGRPGSNRKVNLSYSEEKLSSQTRSPVLTPRLCASATSSPATTAKSSKKSKFHFSRLKMMLSQEEKEQDKKKDLKSFLTSLS comes from the exons ATGGCAAACGCGGTAACGGCCGCGTACCTGAGAAGAGCGGGGGCTGCCGTGAAGGAGACGAACCCCGCGCTATCCCGGCACCTCAT GTCACTTTGTCCTCTGCCCAGAT GGAACGAAAGCAAAGAAAGTGGAGTTTGTCCATTCTGTTTCCAGATTCGTCTGCCTGATAATCACAAAGTTCGCCTCAACCCCAAAATGAGAATAACCCCCCAGATTGCGAATCTCCTGAAGAAGGAGGCCGCATGCCACCGGCTCAACCTgaagcaaacaaagctacttAGGAGATATAAACTCTCTAGAAGTTCTCTG GTAGTTACATGTAACACGTGCAGAATGGTTTCCAAGTATCCGGGTGAAGGCAGGCGTGTTGTTGCAAGCAGTCCTGGAACTCCCAAGGCAAAGAGGAATTTTGGATCTCCTGATTTAGGAAGGCCGGGAAGCAATCGAAAAGTGAACCTCTCTTACAGTGAAGAGAAGCTCAGTTCTCAAACCCGAAGCCCCGTCCTAACGCCCAG GTTATGTGCCTCTGCCACGTCTTCACCAGCAACAACAGCGAAGTCCTCAAAAAAGAGCAAATTCCATTTTTCAAGGTTAAAAATGATGCTTAGCCAAGAAGAGAAAGAACAAGATAAGAAGAAAGACTTAAAGAGTTTCCTCACCTCTCTGTCTTGA
- the C9H18orf21 gene encoding UPF0711 protein C18orf21 homolog isoform X2 has protein sequence MANAVTAAYLRRAGAAVKETNPALSRHLMSLCPLPRWNESKESGVCPFCFQIRLPDNHKVRLNPKMRITPQIANLLKKEAACHRLNLKQTKLLRRYKLSRSSLVVTCNTCRMVSKYPGEGRRVVASSPGTPKAKRNFGSPDLGRPGSNRKVNLSYSEEKLSSQTRSPVLTPRYNPFICYVPLPRLHQQQQRSPQKRANSIFQG, from the exons ATGGCAAACGCGGTAACGGCCGCGTACCTGAGAAGAGCGGGGGCTGCCGTGAAGGAGACGAACCCCGCGCTATCCCGGCACCTCAT GTCACTTTGTCCTCTGCCCAGAT GGAACGAAAGCAAAGAAAGTGGAGTTTGTCCATTCTGTTTCCAGATTCGTCTGCCTGATAATCACAAAGTTCGCCTCAACCCCAAAATGAGAATAACCCCCCAGATTGCGAATCTCCTGAAGAAGGAGGCCGCATGCCACCGGCTCAACCTgaagcaaacaaagctacttAGGAGATATAAACTCTCTAGAAGTTCTCTG GTAGTTACATGTAACACGTGCAGAATGGTTTCCAAGTATCCGGGTGAAGGCAGGCGTGTTGTTGCAAGCAGTCCTGGAACTCCCAAGGCAAAGAGGAATTTTGGATCTCCTGATTTAGGAAGGCCGGGAAGCAATCGAAAAGTGAACCTCTCTTACAGTGAAGAGAAGCTCAGTTCTCAAACCCGAAGCCCCGTCCTAACGCCCAGGTATAACCCGTTCATCT GTTATGTGCCTCTGCCACGTCTTCACCAGCAACAACAGCGAAGTCCTCAAAAAAGAGCAAATTCCATTTTTCAAGGTTAA